In Streptomyces sp. NBC_01426, one genomic interval encodes:
- a CDS encoding acetyl/propionyl/methylcrotonyl-CoA carboxylase subunit alpha, with the protein MFSTVLVANRGEIAVRVIRTLRELGIRSVAVFSDADADARHVREADTAVRIGPAAAAESYLSVERLLDAARRTGAEAVHPGYGFLAENAAFAAACAEAGLAFIGPPASAISLMGDKIRAKETVKEAGVPVVPGSSGSGLTDAELVSAAEKIGMPVLLKPSAGGGGKGMRLVRDAELLGEEIAAARREARSSFGDDTLLVERWVDRPRHIEIQVLADAHGNVVHLGERECSLQRRHQKVVEEAPSVLLTPLLRASMGAAAVEAARSCGYVGAGTVEFIVPGGDPSSYYFMEMNTRLQVEHPVTELITGLDLVEQQLRVAAGAPLGFGQEDVTLTGHAIEARVCAEDPARGFLPSGGTVLALSEPSGGAVRTDSGLTAGVPVGSAYDPMLSKVIAYGPDRAAALRVLRGALADTVILGVQTNAGFLRRLLAHPDVVSGDLDTGLVERDLASLLPEGIPDEVYAAAALLAEEPAPAGPGGWVDPFDAADGWRLGGTPAWTVHHVRLPGQDPVEIRTRPAGPDTEILSGSSGTPARGRVVARTPDTVTVELDGVTHRFAHAASPEGTWLGRDGDSWHLQRHDPVAAALTGRGHGGAGTLAAPMPGTVTVVKVSVGDRVTAGQSLLVVEAMKMEHVISAPHAGTVTELDVTPGTTVAMDQILAVVTPEEEEGAE; encoded by the coding sequence ATGTTCAGCACTGTTCTGGTCGCGAACCGCGGCGAGATCGCGGTCCGGGTCATCCGCACCCTGCGGGAGCTCGGCATCCGCTCCGTGGCCGTCTTCAGCGACGCCGACGCGGACGCCCGTCACGTACGGGAGGCCGACACGGCGGTCAGGATCGGACCGGCGGCCGCCGCCGAGAGCTACCTGTCGGTGGAACGACTGCTGGACGCGGCCCGCCGCACCGGCGCCGAGGCCGTCCACCCCGGGTACGGCTTCCTCGCGGAGAACGCCGCCTTCGCTGCGGCCTGCGCGGAGGCCGGGCTGGCCTTCATCGGCCCCCCGGCGAGCGCGATCTCCCTGATGGGCGACAAGATCCGGGCGAAGGAGACGGTGAAGGAGGCGGGCGTGCCCGTCGTCCCCGGCTCCTCCGGCAGCGGCCTCACCGACGCCGAACTGGTCTCCGCCGCCGAGAAGATCGGCATGCCGGTGCTGCTGAAGCCCTCCGCGGGCGGCGGCGGCAAGGGCATGCGGCTGGTCCGCGACGCGGAGCTGCTCGGCGAGGAGATCGCTGCGGCGCGGCGCGAGGCCCGGTCCTCCTTCGGTGACGACACCCTGCTCGTCGAGCGGTGGGTGGACCGGCCGCGGCACATCGAGATCCAGGTGCTGGCGGACGCGCACGGCAACGTGGTGCACCTGGGCGAGCGGGAGTGCTCGCTCCAGCGCCGCCACCAGAAGGTCGTCGAGGAGGCCCCGTCGGTCCTGCTGACGCCGCTGCTGCGGGCGTCGATGGGCGCGGCCGCCGTGGAGGCGGCCCGTTCCTGCGGGTACGTCGGCGCGGGCACCGTGGAGTTCATCGTGCCGGGCGGCGACCCGTCCTCGTACTACTTCATGGAGATGAACACGCGCCTCCAGGTGGAGCACCCGGTGACGGAGCTGATCACCGGGCTCGACCTGGTCGAGCAGCAGCTGCGGGTCGCGGCGGGGGCTCCCCTCGGGTTCGGGCAGGAGGACGTGACCCTGACCGGCCACGCCATCGAGGCCCGCGTCTGCGCCGAGGACCCGGCCCGCGGGTTCCTGCCCTCGGGCGGCACGGTCCTGGCCCTGTCGGAGCCGTCCGGCGGCGCCGTGCGCACCGACTCCGGTCTGACGGCGGGCGTGCCGGTGGGTTCCGCCTACGACCCGATGCTGTCCAAGGTCATCGCGTACGGGCCCGACCGCGCGGCCGCCCTGCGGGTGCTGCGGGGGGCCCTCGCGGACACCGTCATCCTGGGCGTGCAGACCAACGCCGGTTTCCTGCGGCGGCTGCTGGCGCACCCCGACGTGGTGTCGGGCGACCTCGACACCGGGCTGGTCGAGCGCGACCTGGCGTCCCTGCTCCCGGAGGGGATCCCGGACGAGGTGTACGCGGCGGCGGCGTTGCTCGCCGAGGAGCCCGCGCCCGCGGGGCCGGGAGGGTGGGTGGACCCGTTCGACGCCGCCGACGGCTGGCGCCTGGGCGGCACCCCCGCCTGGACGGTCCACCACGTCCGCCTCCCGGGACAGGACCCGGTGGAGATCCGCACCCGCCCGGCCGGCCCCGACACGGAGATCCTGTCGGGGAGCTCCGGCACACCGGCCCGCGGCCGGGTCGTGGCCCGGACCCCCGACACGGTCACGGTGGAACTCGACGGCGTCACCCACCGCTTCGCGCACGCCGCCTCCCCGGAGGGGACCTGGCTCGGCCGTGACGGCGACTCCTGGCACCTCCAGCGCCACGACCCCGTCGCCGCGGCGCTCACCGGCCGCGGCCACGGCGGCGCGGGCACGCTGGCGGCCCCGATGCCCGGCACCGTCACCGTCGTGAAGGTGTCCGTCGGGGACCGGGTGACGGCCGGCCAGAGCCTGCTCGTGGTGGAGGCGATGAAGATGGAGCACGTCATCTCCGCCCCGCACGCCGGCACGGTCACCGAGCTCGACGTGACCCCCGGCACCACCGTCGCCATGGACCAGATCCTGGCCGTGGTCACCCCGGAGGAAGAGGAGGGCGCCGAGTGA
- a CDS encoding carboxyl transferase domain-containing protein encodes MQQAPVLTSAADPASEAWRTNEAAHRELAEGLRARLEAARLGGGERARARHTARGKLLPRDRVDALLDPGSPFLELAPLAAEGMYGGAAPAAGVIAGIGRVSGRECVIVANDATVKGGTYYPMTVKKHLRAQEVALENRLPCLYLVDSGGAFLPMQDEVFPDREHFGRIFYNQARMSGAGIPQIAAVLGSCTAGGAYVPAMSDEAVIVRGQGTIFLGGPPLVKAATGEVVTAEELGGGEVHSRVSGVTDHLAEDDAHALRIVRNIVATLPDRAALPWSVEAPEEPKVDPYGLYGAVPVDSRTPYDAREVIARVVDGSRFQEFKAEFGQTLVTGFARIHGHPVGIIANNGILFSESAQKGAHFIELCDQRGIPLLFLQNISGFMVGRDYEAGGIAKHGAKMVTAVACARVPKLTVVVGGSYGAGNYSMCGRAYSPRFLWMWPNAKISVMGGEQAASVLATVKRDQIEGAGQEWPAEDEEAFKAPVRAQYEEQGNAYYATARLWDDGVIDPLETRQVLGLALTACANAPLGDSGFGIFRM; translated from the coding sequence ATGCAGCAGGCACCAGTGCTGACGAGCGCCGCGGACCCGGCGTCCGAGGCCTGGCGGACCAACGAGGCCGCCCACCGCGAACTGGCCGAGGGCCTGCGCGCCCGGCTGGAGGCGGCCCGCCTGGGCGGCGGGGAGCGGGCCCGCGCCCGCCACACCGCCCGCGGGAAGCTGCTTCCCCGCGACCGCGTGGACGCCCTCCTCGACCCCGGATCGCCCTTCCTGGAGCTGGCCCCGTTGGCAGCCGAGGGCATGTACGGGGGCGCGGCCCCGGCCGCCGGGGTCATCGCGGGCATCGGCCGGGTCAGTGGCCGCGAGTGCGTCATCGTCGCGAACGACGCCACCGTCAAGGGCGGCACCTACTACCCGATGACCGTCAAGAAGCACCTGCGCGCCCAGGAGGTGGCGCTGGAGAATCGTCTCCCCTGCCTCTACCTGGTCGACTCCGGCGGCGCCTTCCTGCCCATGCAGGACGAGGTCTTCCCCGACCGGGAGCACTTCGGCCGCATCTTCTACAACCAGGCCCGCATGTCCGGCGCCGGCATCCCGCAGATCGCGGCCGTGCTCGGCTCCTGCACCGCCGGCGGGGCGTACGTCCCGGCCATGAGCGACGAGGCCGTCATCGTGCGCGGCCAGGGCACGATCTTCCTCGGTGGCCCGCCGCTGGTGAAGGCCGCGACGGGCGAGGTCGTCACGGCCGAGGAACTCGGCGGCGGCGAGGTCCACTCCCGGGTGTCGGGCGTGACCGACCACCTCGCGGAGGACGACGCGCACGCGCTGCGGATCGTACGGAACATCGTGGCGACGCTGCCCGACCGTGCGGCCCTGCCCTGGTCGGTCGAGGCTCCCGAGGAGCCGAAGGTGGACCCGTACGGCCTGTACGGCGCGGTGCCGGTCGACTCCCGCACCCCCTACGACGCCCGCGAGGTCATCGCCCGGGTCGTGGACGGGTCCCGCTTCCAGGAGTTCAAGGCGGAGTTCGGGCAGACGCTGGTCACCGGTTTCGCCCGGATCCACGGGCACCCCGTCGGCATCATCGCCAACAACGGCATCCTCTTCTCCGAGTCCGCCCAGAAGGGCGCGCACTTCATCGAGCTGTGCGACCAGCGCGGCATCCCGCTCCTCTTCCTCCAGAACATCTCGGGGTTCATGGTCGGCCGCGACTACGAGGCCGGCGGCATCGCCAAGCACGGCGCCAAGATGGTGACGGCCGTGGCGTGCGCCCGGGTCCCGAAGCTGACGGTGGTCGTCGGCGGTTCCTACGGGGCGGGCAACTACTCGATGTGCGGGCGGGCCTACTCGCCGCGCTTCCTGTGGATGTGGCCCAACGCGAAGATCTCGGTGATGGGCGGCGAGCAGGCGGCCTCCGTGCTGGCCACCGTCAAGCGCGACCAGATCGAGGGCGCGGGCCAGGAGTGGCCGGCCGAGGACGAGGAGGCCTTCAAGGCCCCGGTCCGCGCGCAGTACGAGGAACAGGGCAACGCCTACTACGCCACCGCCCGCCTCTGGGACGACGGGGTCATCGACCCCCTGGAGACCCGACAGGTGCTCGGGCTGGCCCTGACCGCGTGCGCGAACGCCCCGTTGGGCGACTCGGGCTTCGGCATCTTCCGTATGTGA
- a CDS encoding SACE_7040 family transcriptional regulator, whose protein sequence is MSTRAAAPTRREQILSEAARLFAERGFHGVGVDEIGAAVGISGPGLYRHFAGKDAMLAELLVGISERLLTGGRRRAEEAAGDPAALLASLVEGHIDFALDDRALITLHDRELDRLREADRKLVRQLQRQYVELWVQVVRELHPEVGEAQVRVSVHAVFGLLNSTPHLAALGREATESLLRRLANGAFGALSG, encoded by the coding sequence ATGAGCACCAGAGCGGCCGCCCCGACCCGTCGCGAGCAGATCCTCAGTGAGGCCGCTCGTCTCTTCGCCGAGCGCGGCTTCCACGGCGTCGGAGTGGACGAGATAGGGGCCGCGGTGGGCATCAGCGGCCCCGGCCTGTACCGGCACTTCGCCGGCAAGGACGCCATGCTCGCCGAACTGCTCGTCGGGATCAGCGAGCGGCTGCTCACCGGCGGCCGGCGGCGCGCCGAGGAGGCGGCCGGCGACCCGGCGGCGCTGCTGGCCTCCCTCGTGGAGGGCCACATCGACTTCGCTCTCGACGACCGCGCGCTGATCACCCTGCACGACCGGGAGCTGGACCGGCTGCGGGAGGCCGACCGCAAGCTCGTACGACAGTTGCAGCGCCAGTACGTCGAGCTGTGGGTACAGGTCGTGCGCGAGCTGCACCCGGAGGTGGGGGAGGCGCAGGTACGTGTCTCCGTGCACGCGGTCTTCGGCCTGCTGAACTCCACCCCGCACCTGGCGGCCCTGGGGCGGGAGGCCACCGAGTCCCTGCTGCGGCGGCTGGCCAACGGGGCCTTCGGGGCGCTGTCGGGGTGA
- a CDS encoding phosphatase gives MGRMPKPIETPAQSSQAPSRAELVDHLVRTRIAGDVATPRENNLSHYRKLANGDRHYWLGLELGDRWVDEQDVLAVMAERCGVVDDATHRFGQDTIDPELTVAGLDRLAARLRKAALDRQSVLLATGHPGGLLDVHRATGEALRAAGCEIVVIPRGLVADEGSVWQFANVAVLERGATLWHTHSPEPMAAILDGLAAENRPQPDLVLADHGWAGCAAQRGLDAVGYADCNDPALFLAEAEGTLQVAIPLDDHVRDPRHYDPMVAYLLDAAGLA, from the coding sequence ATGGGCCGTATGCCGAAGCCGATAGAGACGCCAGCCCAGTCCTCTCAAGCGCCGAGCCGCGCCGAACTCGTCGACCACCTGGTCCGCACGCGGATCGCGGGCGACGTCGCCACCCCGCGCGAGAACAACCTCTCCCACTACCGCAAGCTCGCCAACGGCGACCGCCACTACTGGCTGGGCCTGGAACTCGGCGACCGCTGGGTCGACGAGCAGGACGTGCTCGCCGTCATGGCGGAACGCTGCGGAGTGGTGGACGACGCGACGCACCGCTTCGGCCAGGACACCATCGACCCGGAGCTGACGGTGGCCGGCCTGGACCGGCTCGCGGCCCGGCTGCGCAAGGCCGCGCTGGACCGGCAGAGCGTCCTGCTGGCCACCGGACACCCCGGCGGCCTGCTGGACGTCCACCGGGCGACCGGCGAGGCCCTGCGGGCGGCCGGTTGCGAGATCGTGGTCATCCCGCGCGGTCTGGTCGCGGACGAGGGCTCCGTGTGGCAGTTCGCCAACGTCGCCGTGCTGGAGCGGGGCGCGACCCTGTGGCACACCCACTCGCCGGAGCCCATGGCCGCGATCCTGGACGGGCTGGCGGCCGAGAACCGCCCCCAGCCGGACCTGGTCCTGGCCGACCACGGCTGGGCGGGCTGCGCGGCGCAGCGGGGCCTGGACGCGGTGGGCTACGCGGACTGCAACGACCCCGCCCTGTTCCTCGCCGAGGCGGAGGGCACCCTCCAGGTCGCGATCCCGCTCGACGACCACGTCCGGGACCCGCGCCACTACGACCCGATGGTGGCCTACCTGCTGGACGCCGCGGGCCTGGCCTGA
- a CDS encoding SDR family NAD(P)-dependent oxidoreductase codes for MSATPTPTPTPTGPKVVLVTGTSTGIGLAAAVAAARAGLHTVATMRDTGRADALLEAAAEAGVSDLIQVKPLDVTDAGSVARCVAEVVAEHGRLDAVVNNAGAGFVGTIEQHGMEPVRAAMEVNYFGVVEVTRVALPHLRASGGRVITVTSVGGMIGQPFNEAYCAAKFAVEGFMESLAPVVATTGVQVAVVEPGAVTSEFVATIGIDVPTLLAEAGPYAPALRAYLGRTSQAYDHAQTSAEAAAPVVEALTAERMPFRVQTSDWARDFVGIKLADLDGSTVQDFTTGWLK; via the coding sequence ATGTCCGCCACCCCCACCCCCACCCCCACCCCCACCGGCCCCAAGGTCGTCCTCGTCACCGGCACCTCCACCGGCATCGGCCTGGCCGCCGCGGTCGCCGCCGCCCGCGCGGGCCTGCACACCGTCGCCACCATGCGCGACACCGGCCGCGCCGACGCCCTGCTGGAGGCGGCCGCCGAAGCCGGCGTCTCGGACCTGATCCAGGTCAAGCCGCTCGACGTGACGGATGCCGGCTCCGTGGCCCGCTGCGTGGCGGAGGTCGTCGCGGAACACGGCCGGCTCGACGCGGTGGTGAACAACGCCGGCGCCGGGTTCGTCGGCACGATCGAGCAGCACGGCATGGAGCCGGTCCGGGCCGCGATGGAGGTCAACTACTTCGGCGTCGTCGAGGTCACCCGGGTCGCCCTCCCCCACCTGCGCGCCTCGGGCGGGCGGGTCATCACGGTGACGAGCGTCGGCGGCATGATCGGCCAGCCGTTCAACGAGGCGTACTGCGCGGCCAAGTTCGCCGTCGAGGGCTTCATGGAGTCGCTCGCCCCGGTCGTCGCCACCACCGGCGTCCAGGTGGCCGTCGTCGAACCGGGCGCCGTCACCAGCGAGTTCGTCGCCACCATCGGGATCGACGTACCGACCCTGCTCGCCGAGGCCGGACCGTACGCCCCCGCGCTGCGGGCCTACCTCGGGCGCACCTCGCAGGCCTACGACCACGCCCAGACCTCGGCCGAGGCGGCCGCCCCCGTCGTCGAGGCGCTGACCGCGGAGCGGATGCCGTTCCGGGTGCAGACCTCCGACTGGGCGCGGGACTTCGTCGGCATCAAGCTGGCGGACCTCGACGGTTCGACCGTCCAGGACTTCACCACCGGCTGGCTCAAGTGA